The genomic interval CAACAACATTTCCCCAGACCAAAGCAATATACTCACGCTCTGTAGTTTTCGCTTCAAATTGCTTTGCTAAATGTGTCATTGCAGCTTCTGTTTTAGCCACAACCAAAAGTCCAGAAGTATCCTTATCAATTCTATGAACCAAACCAGGACGCTCGCTGCTATTCATTGGCAAATTATCAAAATGATGTGCCAAGGCGTTTACTAAAGTTCCAGTATAATTTCCGTGACCAGGATGCACAACCATTCCAGGCTCTTTATTAATCAATAAAAGAGCATCATCTTCATAAACAATATTCAACGGAATATCTTCAGGAAGAATATGGTTTTCAAACGGTGGATGCGACAACATTACAGTTATCACGTCAAAAGGTTTTACTTTATAATTTGATTTTACAGGAATATCATTTACAAAGATATTTCCGTTTGTTGCCGCGTTCTGAATTTTGTTTCGCGTAGCATTCGGAATCAAATACATTAAATATTTGTCAATACGTAAAAACGCTTGACCTTTAGGCACTTCAAATCTGTAATGCTCGAATAATTCATCTTCCAGATCTAAATTTTCTTCAATATTATTGTTCATCATTTGGGGTTTCTGCAGGCGCAGCTGCTGTACTGTCTGCCTGACTTTCATCAACATAACTCGCTTTTCCGTCACCTAAAACTAAATCAATTTTAGATGCTTTAAGCACACGATCTCCTACTTTTAAGTTTCTTCCTTTTAGACGCATCTCCAAAACCATATCTTTTCCAAGATTCGGAATATAAGTAATTGTTCCAAGTTCTAAACCTAAAGCTTTTAAAGTTGGCACAGCCTCACGATACGTTTTCTCAATTAAATCAGGAATTTTTACAGATGAAAAACCTGAAGCATTAATTTTGATATAAATTTTTCTTCCCACTTTAACTTTAGTTCCAGGAAGCGGATCTTGTTCTACAACACTATATTTTGGAAATTCACTTCTGTAATCCACACTGTCTAAAAGAACATAATCTAAATCCAGTTCGTCTAGTTTTTCTTCAACTTGCTCTTCGGTCAATTTAGACAAATTCGGAACAGCAATTTCATGTCCGTGATCTGTCGTAAAAGTTAACCAATGCATAAATAAGTAACCAATAATCGCGATAATAGCTGCGGCCGCAAGCAATTGCAAGAAAAAAACTCGACTTGTTAAATACTGACGTAAACTCATAAATTTATTTTTAATAGCGACAAAGATAAAGTATTTCGTTTCAAAAAAAATGATAATTTTGTTTAAAACATGAAACTTGCGTGATCGTCATCTTGAGCGAAGTCGAAGTCACACGAAGTAATTCAGCATGCGGGGCTTCGACTTCGCTCAGGATGACAAATAAAATGAATAATTCAAAGAACAATCATTTTTAATCTGCGTAATCTGTGGCTATAAATTGAAGCATAAAACTTGAAAATAATTAAAAAATAAAAATATACAATGAAAAACATTGCCATCATCATGGGCGGATATTCCAGCGAATACAAAATTTCTTTAATAAGCGGAAATGTCGTTTACCAATATCTTGACAAAACAAAATACAACGGATTTCGTATTCATATTTTTAAAGAAAAATGGGTTTATGTCGACCAAAACGATGCCGAATTCCCAATCGATAGAAATGATTTTTCTGTAACAGTAAACGGAGAAAAAATCAAATTTGACTGTGTTTTTAACGCTATTCACGGAACTCCAGGTGAAGATGGATTAATGCAAGCTTATTTCGAATTAATCGGATTGCCACAATCTTCTTGCGATTATTACCAATCTGCTCTTACATTCAACAAAAGAGATTTATTATCGGTTTTAAAACCATACGGAATAAAAACGGCTATTTCTTACTATTTAAATAAAGGCGATGAAATAAATACTGATGAAATCGTTAAAAAAGTTGGACTTCCTTGTTTCGTAAAACCAAACAAAGCGGGTTCAAGTTTCGGAATCTCAAAAGTAAAAACTGAAGCAGAACTTCCAATAGCTATTGAAGTTGCTTACAAAGAAGACAACGAAATTATCATTGAGAGTTTCCTTGATGGGACAGAAGTTTCTGTTGGAGTAATTAATTATAAAGGTGAAATCAAAGTTTTACCAATTACAGAAATCGTATCAGACAATGATTTCTTCGATTATGAAGCGAAATACGAAGGAAAATCGCAAGAAATCACTCCTGCAAGAATCTCAGACGAATTAACTCAAAAAGTAGGAGAAACAGCAAAACGCGCTTACGAAGTTCTAAAAATGAAAGGTTTCTCAAGAAGTGAATTCATTATTGTAAACAACGAACCGTATATGCTAGAAATGAATACGATTCCAGGATTAACAACAGAAAGTTTGATTCCACAGCAAGCAAAAGCAGCCGGAATTTCTCTAGAAGAATTATTCACAAATGCGATTGAATTAGCTTTGGCTTAAGACACTAAAGTTTTGAGGTGCTAAGATTCTAAGATTTTAGCACCTTTTTTAAATCAAAAACTTAGTACCTTAGAATCTCAGAAACTTAGAACCTCAAAAAAATGAAACAAATCTTCGAATGGGATAGACTTTTTTTTAATGAATTGCCAGAAGTTTTTCTTTTGGAAGTAATATTTCGTTCGACCGTAATGTTTACCATATTGTTGCTAACGCTAAAATTGGCTGGAAAACGAGGTGTCAAACAATTATCGATTTTTGAAACTGTTATTATTATCGCATTAGGTTCTGCAGCTGGTGATCCGATGTTTTATGAAGATGTGGGAATTATTCCCGCTGCAATAGTTTTCTCTACTATAATTATTTTATACCGTTCGGTAACCTGGCTGACAGGAAAAAGCAAAAAGTTTGAAGAATTTATCGAAGGAAAAACCGAATGTTTAATTAATGACGGAAAGTTTTCTGTATCTAGTTTTAAAAAAGAAACTTTGGCGCAAGACGAGTTTTTCGCAGAACTTCGCATCAGATCAATTGAACATTTAGGTCAGGTTCGACACGCTTTTATAGAAACCAGCGGCGAAATAAGCGTATTCTTTTATCCAGATGAAAAAGTAAAATACGGATTACCAATTTTACCATCATTGTTTAATGCCAAAAGCAAATTCATTCCTTCAGACGGAATTTACGCTTGTTCTTTTTGTGGGCACACAGAAGAAGTAAAAAAAGGAACTGCAACTTGTAATGTCTGCCAAAAAGAAGAATGGGTTGAAGCGATAAACACAAAGAGAATAACATAAAAATTTAAACTCCAAAAAAGAAAGTTCCAAATTCCAAATCACACAAAACTTATTATTTTAGAACTTTAGAAACTCCTAAAACATATGCTTTTTCTAATCGGAACAAAAGATTCGAATTTAAAAAACGGCTTCATCAAAAACGAAAAATGTCCCAAATGTGGCATTGAGAATACTTTAAATTTCAGCATTTTTAGACGTTACGTTTTTATTACAATGATTCCGCTTTTTCCTGTTGGAAAAACGGTCAATATAGAATGTACAAGCTGTAAAAACTTATTTTATTACGAAGATTTAACTTTAGATGGACAGGAAAAGCTAAGAAATGAAAAACTTGAAAGTTCAATTTGGATGTTTTCTGGAACCATTCTTTTATTATTGTTTCTTGTCTATTTCGCTAATAATTATATCCAAAATAAGGATGATCTCACAGTTTTGATAAAAGAGCCAACCGTTGGTGATGTCTATAATTTGAAATTTTCAAATGGCTATTATTCTACATTTAAAATTGATAAAATAACTACAGACAGTATTTTTACGATACATAATGATTTTGACGCTTATATGCCCTACGAAGTTGACGATTTAGATAAAACTGAAAACTACTCCGATAAAAAAGTTTCCTATTCAAAAAAGGAATTAATGCAACTTTATCAAAATGGAGAAATTTTAAAAATAAGACATAAAAATTATTCATTAGAATCAGAATAGAAAATTCCTTCAACAAAATAAAACCTTTGTACCTTTAAACTCCAAAAACCTTAGAAACTTAAAGAAATGCGAAAAGCCATATTCCCAGGATCATTTGACCCCATTACACTTGGACATGAAGATATTATCAAAAGAGGACTTCCTTTATTTGATGAAATCGTAATTGCAATTGGTGTTAATGCCGAAAAAAAATATATGTTTTCATTAGAAGAAAGAAAACGCTTTATTGAAGAAACTTTCAAAAACGAACCAAAAATTTCAGTTATAACTTATGAAGGCTTAACAATTGATTTAGCAAAAAAATTAAAAGCAAATTTCATTTTGAGAGGACTTCGTAACCCAGCCGATTTCGAATTCGAAAAAGCCATTGCACATACCAATAGAAAACTTTCTAAAATAGAAACGGTATTTCTTTTAACGGCTGCAAGTACATCTTTCATTAGTTCGAGTATTGTGCGCGATGTATTGCGCCATGGTGGCGAATATGAAATGCTGGTTCCGAACGCGGTTCGAGCGAAGAAATAAAATCTATTGAAAATAATCCAAGCACTCAAAGTCATTGAGAGGAACGAAGCAAACTCGCTATAGTGAATCTAGCAAATGAGATTGTTTCGTTCCTCTCAATGACAAAATAGAAAAACTTGCCAGCGAAGCAAATTATAAGTAATTTCGCATTTTTAAAACAAACAATAAATAATGAGCATCGAAAGAGAATTAAGCAAACGAAGCGGATCGAAATGTGAACTTTGTGGCGCTGAAGAAAATTTAAAAGTTTATCAAGTTTTGCCAACCAAAAAAGGCGGAATTGATGAAGCTATATTAGCCTGTAACACTTGTATTGACCAAATTGAGAATCCAGACAACGTAGATTTGAATCACTGGAGATGCCTTAATGACAGCATGTGGAACGAAAATATTCCGGTACAAGTTGTGGCTTGGAGAATGTTAAGCCGTTTGCGCGCAGCTGGCTGGCCACAAGAATTACTAGATATGATGTATTTGGATGAAGATACTCTAGAATGGGCAAAAGCAACTGGAGAAGGCGAAGATGACGAAAATAAATTAGTTCACCGTGATAGCAACGGCGTAGTACTACAACACGGAGATTCGGTTGTTTTAATCAAAGATCTTAAAGTAAAAGGCTCTAGCATGGTTGCCAAACAAGGAACTGCAGTTAGAAACATTCGCCTAGATCACGAAAATGCTGAATATATAGAAGGAAAAGTAGATGGACAGCAGATTGTGATTATTACGCAATATGTGAAGAAGATTTAAAAAAGATGCTAAGGTTCTAAGTTGCTAAGATTCTAAGGTTTTACTTGGAAAAGCAATAAAATTTAACCGCAAAGCATACAAAGATTAACGCAAAGTTCGCAAAGTTTTATTTACTAAGCTTTGCGAACTTTGCGCTTTTACAAAGCCTTAAATTAAAAAAAACTTAACGTGCTTTGCGGTAAAATTGAAGGCAAAGTTTATAAACTTGAAACAAAGAAAACCATTCAATAAAAAAGCCCGTTCATAATCCTGAACGGGCTTTTTAAATCTAATATTTTAAGAAAATTATTTCTGGAATAATTTACTGATTTGATCTTTTACTAAAGGCTCAGAAACATTGTTTGTAGCAGCGTCTCTTTCTTTGCTAGAAACCATAAATTGAACTGTAGCTTTATCTGGAACAACATTTCCTGTGTAGTGCAACCAAATGTAATTGTTAGGTAATTCTAATTTGATATCGTACAAAGGTGTTGCTGTAAAACCTCCCATAATGATATTATATAGGTTATTGTAATCATTATTAAGGTTTTTGAATGAAAATTTTCTCAAATTAGAAGAATCATCATCATCAGTTAGAATAGTAGTGTAATACACTGTATACTCATCTCCAATTTTCTGAATGTAATTGTTGTTTACTTTTCCTAATTTTTCAACTGGAACAGTTTCAAGGACTTTAATCTGCGCAAACGAAACAAAGCTGAAAAATAAAGCAGCAAGGGTAATAATCTTTTTCATAGTGAATTTGGGGTTTACAATTTTACTGTAGCAAAAAAACATAGAAATATTGAAAAAACACCTATCAAACCATTATTTTTTTAACATAAAATTGTAAAAGTTAGTTACAATATCTTAAAACATTGAAAAACAGAAAAATAAACTCATAAAAATCAATTTTCAAATTCTAATCTTTGTGCTAGAATCTTGCATCTTGCCTCTTTCTTCTAAATTATCTAAAATCAGTATTTCCCTTTCTTCTCCTCTTCAACTTTTTTGATTACGTTACGCGCAACTTCAATTTTAAATTTCTTGCCTTTCATTTTTTCATCTCTTACATTCTTCAATAAATCTTTTACTTTATTGAATTTTACGGCCGCAAACGAAACAAAATCTTTTACTTCAATTAAACCTAAATCATCTTTTTCAAGTTTTCCTTTTTGAGAAAAGAAACCTACAATATCAAATTTATTCAGTTTGGTTTTCTTTCCGCCGCTGATATAAATGGTTTGAAATTGAGGCGGATTTGGAAGCGAAACTTTTCCTTCAACATCCAAAACATCCATTTCGTAATCAATGTAGTCTAATTGTTTTTCACTTTCGTGAATGATAATATACGCCGTTCCAGTTGCTTGCATACGTGCTGTACGACCGTTTCTATGCGTAAACTCGTCTTCTTTTAATGGTAAATGATAATGAATAACGTGTTTCATTTCTGGAATATCTAAACCTCTCGCAGCCAAATCTGTTGTTACCAAATACGTAACGCTTCCGTTTCTAAACTGAATCAAAGCGCGTTCACGTTCTTCCTGATCCATTCCACCATGATAATAAACCGAATAAATTCCTTTTTCGTTTAACGTATCACTTATACGTTCTGCCGCATCACGGTGATTACAGAAAATAATAGCCGATTCTGATTTTAAAGAACAAATCAGATTAAACAAACTCTGCAATTTATCTTTAGATGGCGAAACTACCATTTTCATCGAAAGATTGGCTTTTTCTTCTTCCTCTGGAATAAAATCCAAAATCGTCGGATTTACAACTCGTGTATATTTTGGAATTTCAATATCTGAAGTCGCCGAAACCAAAACTCTTTTGTTCACTTTCGGTAATCTTCCGATAATAAAAGACATTTGCTCATGAAATCCTAATTGAAGCGATTTATCAAACTCGTCTAAAATTAAAGTCTGAATTTTATCGGTTCTAAAAGTATCTCTGTCAATATGATCGGCAATTCTTCCAGGCGTTCCAATTAAAACCGCCGGAGGATTGCTTAAGTTTTTGATTTCTGTCTCAATAGAATGTCCGCCGTAACAGATATTGACTTTGTATTGCGTTCCCATTTTCTTCCAAACTTGTTCTATCTGCAATCCCAATTCGCGAGATGGAACCAGAATCAAACATTGAACAGAAAGAATTTCAGGCTGTAATAATTCTAAAATAGGAAGTAAAAATGCTAATGTTTTTCCTGATCCTGTTGGAGAAAGTAATAAAACGTTGTTTTCGTTCAAAATGGCATCTTGTGCCATTTCTTGCATTTCGTTCAGACTCTGAATTCCTAAATTCGAAAGTATATTGTTGGAATGGTGTTTTTTATTCATTTTGCAAAAGTAGGTAAAAAAGTTGTTTCAAGTTTTTTTAACCGCAAAGAACGCAAGGATTTATATATGCTTGATTTTATAAAAACGCAAAGTTCGCAAAGCTTTGAATATAAACTTTGCGAACTTTGCGTAAACCTTTGCGCTCTTTGCGGTTAAAAAAACACCACGCACATCAAACTTGAAACCTGAAACAAAAAACTTATATTTGATTCCTATTAAACCCAAAATCATGAAACTTTTTACATTTCTCTTTTCACTTTTCACGATAACTCTTTTCGCTCAAAACAATAAAAAATACGAGACGTTTTTTGAGAAAGGAAACGGAAATCAATCGGCAACTTATCAAGAAACTATTGCTTATTTTAAGCTTTTAGCGAATGATTTCCCAACGATTCAGATGAAAGAGATGGGTTTGACAGATTCTGGAGAACCTTTACATATGATAACTTTTAACCCTGACAAGGAATTTGATTTTGATAAAATTCAGAAAACCAAAGCTGTTCTGTTTGTAAATAACGGAATCCACGCTGGAGAACCTGACGGAATCGACGCAACAATGCAATTTTACAGAGATTTAGCAATTGGAAAATTGAAAGCGCCAAAAAATACGGTTTTGGTTACGATCCCTGTTTATAATATTGGCGGCGCTTTAAATAGAAATTCTACAACGCGCGCTAATCAAGACGGACCTGAAATTTATGGTTTTAGAGGAAATGCCAGAAACTACGATTTGAATCGTGATTTAATGAAATCGGATACGCGAAATACAAAGAGTTTTGTGGAGATTTTCCAAAAAATAAATGCTGATATTTTTATTGATAATCACGTGAGTAACGGTTCTGATTATCAATACAAACTGACTTACATTATGACACAACATAATAAACTCGGAACTGTTTTGGGCGATTTTATGAATAATGAAATGATGCCGGCTTTGGTAAAAGATCTCCAGAAAAAGAAAATTGAAACTACGCCTTACGTTGATTCTTTTAAAGATACGCCAGACAAAGGTTTCGGACAGTTTGTTGATAGTCCTAGATATACTACGGGTTACACTTCTCTATTTAATACGATTGGTTTTGTCGTTGAAACGCACATGCTGAAAAAATACACCGAACGTGTAAAAATGACCTACGAATACATGAAATCGACTTTGGATTTTACCGATGCGAATTATCAGAAAATAAAAGATTTAAGAGTAAAGAATTTAGAACAATATCAGCCAAAGAAATCCTATACTTTAAAATGGGAACTTGACAGCACAAAAGCGACTACTTTTTCGTTTTTAGGTTATGAAGCAGGTTACAAAAAAAGCGACGCCACAACTGGAAATCGTTTGTATTACGATCGAAGCAAACCATATAAAAAAGACGTTCCGTACATTAAGGAATTCAAATCGGTTAAAGAAGTGGTGATTCCGACGGCTTATATTGTTCCGAGAGGATATTGGAATATTATTGATCTTTTGAAAAACAACAATATCTCGTTTAAACAAATTAAAAACGACACGATTATAGAAGTTGAAAGTTATAGAATTGCCGATTTTAAAACTGTTCCGTCTGCATACGAAGGACATTATTTGCACCGAAATACAACTGTAACTTCAAAGATCGTTAAAATGGCTTTCGCTAAAGGAGATTACATTGTTCCAACGAATCAAAAAGGTGTAAAATATCTAGTAGAAGCTTTTGAACCAGAAGGCGTTGATTCGTTTTTTAACTGGAATTTCTTTGATCCAATTTTACAGCAAAAAGAACATTATTCTGAATATATTTTTGAAGATACTGCGGCAAATCTTTTAAAAGAAAATCCTGTTCTAAAAGCAGAATTAGAAACTAAAAAACAAAACGACCGCGAGTTTGCTAAAAATCCCGAAGCGCAATTGGATTGGATTTATAAACATTCTGTTTATTATGAAAAGGCGCATATGGAGTATCCTGTTTATCGAGTGCTTTAGTTTTTTTTATTGCTTTCTTTTAACGCAAAGTGCGCTAAGGCTTTTTTTGATTTTGATTGGGTTTGGCTTGCGATAAGGTCGCAAAGCTTTGTGCTAAAACCCGATAGCACGGATTGCAAATCCGCACTATCAGTAAATTGTTCTAACTGAGAAAATATTCCGCTAGGAATATCTCGTCGGTAGAATTAATTGTATGGTTTTGCATTGTGTCCTGTATGGACACTTGTTTTACGGATAACATATCGGTAACATTATTTAAACATTCCTACGGAACGTCTAAACACAAATCTTTTTTTTCTACCAACGAAACATTCCTAACGGAATGAATTCTCACAGGCGCTCTCGACAATGAAAAATCTGAAACAAATCTCACATCAATATGTAGCTCCGCGTGAGGGATAGAGTCAATCCGCCGCGGCGGAGGCGAAAGCCCGACAGCTATAAAAAAAATCCCCAATGAACGCAAAGTTGATTGGGGATTTTTTTTATAGGCGGCACGCCCTAATTTTAATTATTAGAACTTGGTCCTGATCGATAAGCTACAGGCGGTTCTATTTTTTCTGTTGAAACTTCTTCTTCTTCAAACAACAATTTTATGTTTTCGTAGGAGTTTTTAAGCGCTTCTTTGATTTGCTCTGGATTTAACCAAGCTACTTTTTCGATTCCTTCTTCAAGTTGTCCGTGTGGAGTTCCTTCAAAATCAGATTGCATTTCGAACCAATGCGTGATTTTGAGTTTGTATTTTCCGTTGCGTTTAAAAATGTGATAGGTTTTTTGCAGTTTATTGGTAATTCTTAACTGATTTACTCCCGTTTCTTCCTCGACTTCACGCATTGCAGTCGCTTCAATGTCTTCACCCTTCTCTATTCCGCCTTTTGGCAAGTCCCATTTTCCGTTTCTAAAGATGAACAAAACTTCACCTTTTTTATTGTACACAAAACCTCCGCCCGCTTTATTTACAGGAATTTTGGCTTTAAGGGTTTTCATCATTTCACTTTCATCTGGATGATAAAGAATAGCTTTTTGAATTTTATTTTGAAAAATTTTTATAATAAGCTGTTCTATATCAATACTCTCTAACAAGAACAATTGGAAATCTGTTTCCTTAGAGATTTCATTTGTCAAAAAAAGTGGTTTGTCGTTTACAAAAACTTTATACATTTGTATTATGATTTTTAATAAAGATACTGCCGAAAAAACAGCCGAATTGCTTTTGCAAATAAATGCAATTAAATTGAATCCCGAAAATCCTTTTACATGGGCTTCTGGTTGGAAATCTCCTATTTACTGTGATAATAGGTTAATTCTTTCATTTCCGAGCATCAGAAACTATGTTCGTGATGAATTTGCTAAAAATATCGAAAAACAATTTGGAAAACCTGATGTCATTGCTGGTGTTGCTACTGGAGCCATTGGAGTTGGAATTTTGGTTGCCGAAAGTTTAGGACTTCCGTTCGTATATGTGCGTCCAGAGCCTAAAAAACACGGAAGACAAAACCAAGTGGAAGGTTTTTTACAAAGAGGACAAAATGTTGTAGTTGTAGAAGACTTAATTAGTACTGGAAAAAGTAGTTTGATGGCTGTTGAAGCTTTAAGAAGCGAAGGTGCAAATATTAAAGGTATGGCTGCCATTTTCACATACGGTTTTGGTGTTGCTGAAGAAAATTTCAAAGAAGCTAATCTTGATCTTTTTACTTTGAGCAATTACGAAAACTTGTTAGATTTAGCAGTTCAGAAACAATACATCACTGAAGATCAGCAATCAACTTTGTTAGAATGGAACGAAAGTCCATCTACTTGGGGACAGGAATAGATTTTAGATTTTAGATTTTAGATTTTAGATTTTAGATTTTAGATTTTAGATTTTAGATTTTAGATTTTAGATTTTAGATTTTAGATTTTAGATTTTAGATTTTAGATTTTAGATTTTAGATTTTAGATTTTAGATTTTAGATTTTAGATTTTAGATTTTAG from Flavobacterium sp. YJ01 carries:
- a CDS encoding RluA family pseudouridine synthase, which produces MNNNIEENLDLEDELFEHYRFEVPKGQAFLRIDKYLMYLIPNATRNKIQNAATNGNIFVNDIPVKSNYKVKPFDVITVMLSHPPFENHILPEDIPLNIVYEDDALLLINKEPGMVVHPGHGNYTGTLVNALAHHFDNLPMNSSERPGLVHRIDKDTSGLLVVAKTEAAMTHLAKQFEAKTTEREYIALVWGNVVADSGTIEGNLARHLKDRMQMAVFADPEIGKPAITHYKVLERFGYVTLISCKLETGRTHQIRAHMKHIGHPLFNDERYGGHLILKGTTFTKYKQFIENCFKALPRQALHAKTLGFVHPNTGELMRFDTELPQDFQDCIEKWRNYVKSHNVEDEE
- a CDS encoding PASTA domain-containing protein, which translates into the protein MSLRQYLTSRVFFLQLLAAAAIIAIIGYLFMHWLTFTTDHGHEIAVPNLSKLTEEQVEEKLDELDLDYVLLDSVDYRSEFPKYSVVEQDPLPGTKVKVGRKIYIKINASGFSSVKIPDLIEKTYREAVPTLKALGLELGTITYIPNLGKDMVLEMRLKGRNLKVGDRVLKASKIDLVLGDGKASYVDESQADSTAAAPAETPNDEQ
- a CDS encoding D-alanine--D-alanine ligase, translating into MKNIAIIMGGYSSEYKISLISGNVVYQYLDKTKYNGFRIHIFKEKWVYVDQNDAEFPIDRNDFSVTVNGEKIKFDCVFNAIHGTPGEDGLMQAYFELIGLPQSSCDYYQSALTFNKRDLLSVLKPYGIKTAISYYLNKGDEINTDEIVKKVGLPCFVKPNKAGSSFGISKVKTEAELPIAIEVAYKEDNEIIIESFLDGTEVSVGVINYKGEIKVLPITEIVSDNDFFDYEAKYEGKSQEITPARISDELTQKVGETAKRAYEVLKMKGFSRSEFIIVNNEPYMLEMNTIPGLTTESLIPQQAKAAGISLEELFTNAIELALA
- a CDS encoding YetF domain-containing protein; this translates as MKQIFEWDRLFFNELPEVFLLEVIFRSTVMFTILLLTLKLAGKRGVKQLSIFETVIIIALGSAAGDPMFYEDVGIIPAAIVFSTIIILYRSVTWLTGKSKKFEEFIEGKTECLINDGKFSVSSFKKETLAQDEFFAELRIRSIEHLGQVRHAFIETSGEISVFFYPDEKVKYGLPILPSLFNAKSKFIPSDGIYACSFCGHTEEVKKGTATCNVCQKEEWVEAINTKRIT
- the coaD gene encoding pantetheine-phosphate adenylyltransferase; the protein is MRKAIFPGSFDPITLGHEDIIKRGLPLFDEIVIAIGVNAEKKYMFSLEERKRFIEETFKNEPKISVITYEGLTIDLAKKLKANFILRGLRNPADFEFEKAIAHTNRKLSKIETVFLLTAASTSFISSSIVRDVLRHGGEYEMLVPNAVRAKK
- a CDS encoding alkylphosphonate utilization protein — protein: MSIERELSKRSGSKCELCGAEENLKVYQVLPTKKGGIDEAILACNTCIDQIENPDNVDLNHWRCLNDSMWNENIPVQVVAWRMLSRLRAAGWPQELLDMMYLDEDTLEWAKATGEGEDDENKLVHRDSNGVVLQHGDSVVLIKDLKVKGSSMVAKQGTAVRNIRLDHENAEYIEGKVDGQQIVIITQYVKKI
- a CDS encoding DEAD/DEAH box helicase, which gives rise to MNKKHHSNNILSNLGIQSLNEMQEMAQDAILNENNVLLLSPTGSGKTLAFLLPILELLQPEILSVQCLILVPSRELGLQIEQVWKKMGTQYKVNICYGGHSIETEIKNLSNPPAVLIGTPGRIADHIDRDTFRTDKIQTLILDEFDKSLQLGFHEQMSFIIGRLPKVNKRVLVSATSDIEIPKYTRVVNPTILDFIPEEEEKANLSMKMVVSPSKDKLQSLFNLICSLKSESAIIFCNHRDAAERISDTLNEKGIYSVYYHGGMDQEERERALIQFRNGSVTYLVTTDLAARGLDIPEMKHVIHYHLPLKEDEFTHRNGRTARMQATGTAYIIIHESEKQLDYIDYEMDVLDVEGKVSLPNPPQFQTIYISGGKKTKLNKFDIVGFFSQKGKLEKDDLGLIEVKDFVSFAAVKFNKVKDLLKNVRDEKMKGKKFKIEVARNVIKKVEEEKKGKY
- a CDS encoding M14 family metallopeptidase, with protein sequence MKLFTFLFSLFTITLFAQNNKKYETFFEKGNGNQSATYQETIAYFKLLANDFPTIQMKEMGLTDSGEPLHMITFNPDKEFDFDKIQKTKAVLFVNNGIHAGEPDGIDATMQFYRDLAIGKLKAPKNTVLVTIPVYNIGGALNRNSTTRANQDGPEIYGFRGNARNYDLNRDLMKSDTRNTKSFVEIFQKINADIFIDNHVSNGSDYQYKLTYIMTQHNKLGTVLGDFMNNEMMPALVKDLQKKKIETTPYVDSFKDTPDKGFGQFVDSPRYTTGYTSLFNTIGFVVETHMLKKYTERVKMTYEYMKSTLDFTDANYQKIKDLRVKNLEQYQPKKSYTLKWELDSTKATTFSFLGYEAGYKKSDATTGNRLYYDRSKPYKKDVPYIKEFKSVKEVVIPTAYIVPRGYWNIIDLLKNNNISFKQIKNDTIIEVESYRIADFKTVPSAYEGHYLHRNTTVTSKIVKMAFAKGDYIVPTNQKGVKYLVEAFEPEGVDSFFNWNFFDPILQQKEHYSEYIFEDTAANLLKENPVLKAELETKKQNDREFAKNPEAQLDWIYKHSVYYEKAHMEYPVYRVL
- a CDS encoding NUDIX domain-containing protein; translated protein: MYKVFVNDKPLFLTNEISKETDFQLFLLESIDIEQLIIKIFQNKIQKAILYHPDESEMMKTLKAKIPVNKAGGGFVYNKKGEVLFIFRNGKWDLPKGGIEKGEDIEATAMREVEEETGVNQLRITNKLQKTYHIFKRNGKYKLKITHWFEMQSDFEGTPHGQLEEGIEKVAWLNPEQIKEALKNSYENIKLLFEEEEVSTEKIEPPVAYRSGPSSNN
- the pyrE gene encoding orotate phosphoribosyltransferase, whose amino-acid sequence is MIFNKDTAEKTAELLLQINAIKLNPENPFTWASGWKSPIYCDNRLILSFPSIRNYVRDEFAKNIEKQFGKPDVIAGVATGAIGVGILVAESLGLPFVYVRPEPKKHGRQNQVEGFLQRGQNVVVVEDLISTGKSSLMAVEALRSEGANIKGMAAIFTYGFGVAEENFKEANLDLFTLSNYENLLDLAVQKQYITEDQQSTLLEWNESPSTWGQE